A region of Vanessa tameamea isolate UH-Manoa-2023 chromosome 21, ilVanTame1 primary haplotype, whole genome shotgun sequence DNA encodes the following proteins:
- the LOC113395605 gene encoding TWiK family of potassium channels protein 12-like, with protein sequence MEKKKNSINGKYKKNGKIDNYDDVITTCCLCIQTKKSKKKSLIAGCITNLGIFAILLVYTLVGAFIFLAIEGSAAKVHQKTLATTSYQANENRKSNPLPKVNSSIAQVSAELRTQTVESIWEITVSLNILYKENWTRLAAQEIARFQEKLIARVAADVSEQHGDARALESAPALVTDEYEWNFAKAFLYSLTVLTTIGYGSVAPKTALGKAVTIGYAVIGIPLTLLYLSVVGALLSRLARSIFSRALCCCLCSKCGYCCLDDRTMAVKERKEKVRRQDDYRSQTLHLQEPYYVRSPSGTIISASQANSLSTNSIKDKTQGLQFLRDCDSMSCADTDSKISLRGFSILAPISLCLTAIFTYIFFGALVLYQLEGWSPIDGVYFCFMSLSTIGFGHLAPGLTQKNGASSGTIWFCSIYIMTGLALTAMCFNVLHDEIVHRLRHHERILKANNQKTSTPEFLQRS encoded by the exons atggAGAAGAAAAAGAACAGTATTAACGGGAAATACAAGAAAAATGGTAAGATAGATAATTACGATGATGTAATCACAACGTGCTGTCTTTGCATCCAAACAAAGAAGAGCAAAAAGAAGAGTTTGATAGCTGGATGTATTACAAATTTAGGAATATTCGCAATCCTTCTTGTGTACACGTTAGTTGGAGCATTTATATTCCTAGCGATTGAAGGCAGTGCTGCAAAAGTGCATCAGAAAACATTAGCAACGACATCGTATCAAGcgaatgaaaatagaaaatcaAATCCTTTACCGAAAGTCAACAGCAGCATCGCACAAGTTAGTGCTGAATTAAGGACTCAAACAGTAGAAAGCATCTGGGAAATAACGGTATCCTTGAATATTCTGTATAAAGAGAACTGGACTAGACTTGCTGCTCAAGAAATTGCTAGATTTCAAGAAAAACTTATTGCTCGAGTTGCTGCAGACGTATCTGAACAACATGGGGATGCGAGAGCACTAGAATCAGCTCCAGCATTGGTTACGGATGAATACGAGTGGAATTTTGCCAAAGCATTCCTGTATTCATTAACAGTTTTAACAACAATAG gTTACGGCAGTGTGGCACCAAAAACAGCACTCGGGAAAGCTGTCACGATTGGTTATGCCGTTATAGGTATACCACTTacactattatatttatctgtGGTGGGAGCGCTGTTATCTAGACTTGCTCGTAGTATATTCAGTCGGGCATTATGTTGCTGCTTATGCTCCAAATGTGGTTATTGCTGCCTTGACGACAGAACAATGGCTGTGAAAGAAAGGAAAGAAAAAGTAAGGCGTCAAGATGATTACAGGAGCCAAACCTTACATTTACAAGAACCGTATTATGTTCGATCACCATCAGGTACTATTATTTCTGCATCACAGGCTAACAGTCTGAGCACAAATTCTATAAAAGATAAGACTCAAGGCTTACAATTTCTACGCGATTGTGACTCAATGAGCTGTGCTGACACTGATTCAAAAATATCTCTACGTGGATTTTCGATTCTTGCACCAATTTCACTATGTCTAACAGCCAtttttacctatatattttttggagcTCTTGTCTTATATCAGCTAGAAGGTTGGAGTCCTATAGATGGGGTTTATTTCTGCTTCATGAGCCTGAGCACTATTGGTTTCGGACATCTGGCTCCTGGTTTAACTCAGAAGAATGGTGCTTCTTCTGGTACTATCTGGTTTTGCTCGATTTACATTATGACTGGTTTAGCTCTGACTGCGATGTGTTTCAATGTTCTCCACGATGAGATTGTTCACCGATTAAGGCACCATGAGAGAATACTCAAAGCAAATAATCAAAAGACTTCAACACCTGAATTTCTTCAGCGATCTTGA